A single region of the Microlunatus panaciterrae genome encodes:
- a CDS encoding mercuric reductase, whose amino-acid sequence MTDYDAIVVGAGQAGPGVAGDIAGRGERVAVVEMEQVGGTCLNHGCRPTKALRASGVAAHRARRAAEYGIGTGEVTVDFTAVMERMHRMIDAMRQGLVDWLEGEQNIDLYRGTARLQTAADGLHTVTVDGQVLTSRRVFLDLGARATRPPIPGLESVAAMTEVELLQLTELPRHLVVIGGGYIGLEFGQMFHRFGSEVTIVAGERVAAREDPEVSTLIEQLLTDEGVRVVAGQADQVAAQGDQIVVTLRDGSAVTGSHLLVSTGRRSNADLIGDAGLALDDHGFIAIDSRFQTSVPGVWALGDVNGHGAFTHTAYQDSQILLDESRTVDGRITAYAMFTDPPLGRVGMTETQARRSGRRVLKAEVPMSRVSRAVLDSETTGLMRILVDADTEEILGATFFGLHGDDLAQLVGLAIQTGVRYPAVRDALPIHPTVAEFIPSMLRSLHPLA is encoded by the coding sequence ATGACGGATTACGACGCGATCGTGGTGGGGGCCGGGCAGGCTGGACCAGGAGTCGCCGGCGACATCGCCGGGCGCGGTGAACGGGTCGCGGTAGTCGAGATGGAGCAGGTCGGTGGCACCTGCCTCAACCATGGCTGTCGTCCGACCAAGGCGCTCCGGGCCAGCGGAGTCGCCGCCCACCGGGCCCGTCGGGCAGCGGAGTACGGCATCGGGACCGGTGAGGTGACGGTGGACTTCACCGCGGTGATGGAGCGGATGCACCGGATGATCGACGCCATGCGCCAGGGGCTCGTGGACTGGTTGGAGGGCGAGCAGAACATCGACCTCTACCGCGGCACAGCCAGGCTCCAGACCGCCGCTGACGGTCTGCACACGGTGACGGTCGACGGCCAAGTGCTCACGTCGCGTCGGGTCTTCCTCGACCTCGGCGCCCGGGCCACCCGGCCACCGATTCCCGGGCTGGAGTCGGTGGCGGCGATGACCGAGGTGGAGCTGCTCCAGCTGACCGAGCTGCCCCGGCACCTGGTCGTCATCGGCGGCGGCTACATCGGCCTGGAGTTCGGCCAGATGTTCCACCGGTTCGGGTCCGAGGTGACCATCGTGGCCGGTGAGCGGGTGGCGGCCAGGGAGGACCCTGAGGTGTCCACGCTGATCGAACAGCTGCTCACCGACGAGGGCGTCCGGGTGGTGGCCGGTCAGGCCGACCAGGTCGCTGCGCAGGGCGATCAGATCGTCGTCACCCTCCGGGACGGCTCGGCGGTGACCGGCAGCCACCTGCTGGTGTCCACCGGTCGGCGGTCGAACGCCGACCTGATCGGTGACGCGGGGCTGGCCCTGGACGACCACGGCTTCATCGCCATCGACTCGCGGTTCCAGACCTCGGTGCCCGGAGTCTGGGCGCTGGGCGATGTCAACGGCCACGGCGCCTTCACCCACACCGCCTATCAGGACAGCCAGATCCTGCTGGACGAGTCACGTACGGTCGACGGCCGGATCACCGCCTACGCCATGTTCACCGACCCGCCGCTCGGCCGGGTCGGGATGACCGAGACGCAGGCCCGCCGGTCGGGGCGCAGGGTGCTGAAGGCGGAGGTGCCGATGTCGCGGGTCAGCCGGGCCGTCCTGGACAGCGAGACCACCGGGTTGATGAGGATCCTGGTCGACGCCGACACCGAGGAGATCCTCGGCGCCACCTTCTTCGGCCTGCACGGTGATGACCTGGCTCAGCTGGTCGGGCTGGCCATCCAGACCGGCGTGCGCTATCCGGCGGTACGCGATGCGCTGCCGATCCATCCGACAGTGGCCGAGTTCATCCCGTCGATGCTCCGCTCCCTGCACCCGTTGGCCTGA
- a CDS encoding SH3 domain-containing protein, whose translation MAAPGAALAMVVTGVAVAAWPDSNVVSAEPPPTQSSSQPTRSPADGAVQRPTERTDRSSQRPALSPSASSQSVKKPATARTPAKKRPSRATSSAAPKAIGTRFATVSLKIRTQAAERAGSVTVVRPGSRLAITGVTDGRWTQVRYQGEARWVTGRYLSKTAPKAGPKAGRTGPKAGQKSTRTSGGISDAACPSGSAVENGLTPDAVRVHRTICANFPQVKAYGGVRPDSLPEHPSGRAVDAMISDSGTGWRIANYVRANARRLGVSQVIYAQQIWTVQRAGEGWRSMPDRGSATANHYDHVHVSVYGNAGSS comes from the coding sequence GTGGCGGCCCCCGGCGCAGCCCTCGCCATGGTGGTCACCGGTGTCGCTGTGGCGGCCTGGCCGGACTCGAACGTCGTCAGCGCCGAGCCGCCGCCGACCCAGTCGTCCAGCCAGCCGACCAGATCCCCGGCGGACGGTGCGGTGCAGCGCCCCACCGAACGGACGGACCGGTCGAGTCAGCGTCCCGCGCTGTCGCCGTCGGCGAGCAGCCAGAGCGTCAAGAAGCCGGCGACTGCCCGCACGCCGGCCAAGAAGCGACCCTCCCGGGCCACCTCCTCGGCGGCTCCCAAGGCCATCGGCACCCGGTTCGCAACGGTGAGCCTCAAGATCCGCACCCAGGCGGCCGAGCGGGCCGGGTCGGTCACCGTGGTCAGGCCAGGCAGCCGGCTGGCGATCACCGGCGTCACCGACGGCAGGTGGACCCAGGTCCGCTACCAGGGTGAGGCCCGCTGGGTGACCGGCCGGTACCTGTCCAAGACCGCGCCGAAGGCGGGGCCGAAGGCGGGGCGGACGGGGCCGAAGGCGGGGCAGAAGTCGACCCGGACCTCGGGCGGCATCTCAGACGCTGCCTGCCCGTCCGGTTCGGCGGTCGAGAACGGGCTGACTCCGGACGCGGTCCGGGTGCACCGGACGATCTGCGCCAACTTCCCGCAGGTGAAGGCGTACGGTGGCGTGCGGCCCGACTCACTGCCGGAGCATCCCTCGGGCCGGGCGGTTGACGCGATGATCTCCGATTCCGGCACCGGCTGGCGGATCGCCAACTATGTCCGGGCGAACGCCCGTCGGCTGGGCGTCAGCCAGGTGATCTATGCGCAGCAGATCTGGACCGTCCAGCGCGCCGGCGAGGGGTGGCGATCGATGCCGGACCGCGGCTCGGCCACCGCCAACCATTACGACCACGTGCATGTTTCCGTGTACGGAAACGCCGGCAGCTCCTGA